One stretch of Bosea vaviloviae DNA includes these proteins:
- a CDS encoding GbsR/MarR family transcriptional regulator, whose protein sequence is MTEITDTREELPEPLEAFILQWGDLGGQWGVNRSISQIHAFLYLAERPLTAEDIAESLDMARSNVSNSIKELLGWNLIRRVPMRQDRRDHFEAETNVWEIAARIAAGRKQREIDPALTALRNCVEKADHDPKVTPVARQRLHDMLEFTAALDRWYGQMLSIPQGKRDMLIRLGSKIASFLPGGKG, encoded by the coding sequence ATGACAGAAATCACAGACACGAGAGAAGAACTCCCCGAACCGCTCGAGGCCTTCATCCTGCAATGGGGCGATCTCGGCGGACAGTGGGGCGTCAACCGCTCGATCAGCCAGATCCACGCCTTCCTCTATCTGGCCGAGCGGCCGCTGACCGCCGAGGACATTGCCGAGAGCCTCGACATGGCCCGTTCCAACGTCTCCAACTCGATCAAGGAATTGCTGGGCTGGAACCTGATCCGGCGCGTGCCCATGCGGCAGGACCGGCGCGACCATTTCGAGGCCGAGACCAATGTCTGGGAGATCGCGGCGCGCATCGCGGCCGGCCGCAAGCAGCGCGAGATCGACCCGGCGCTGACGGCGCTGCGCAATTGCGTCGAGAAGGCAGACCATGACCCAAAGGTCACCCCGGTCGCGCGGCAACGCCTGCACGACATGCTGGAGTTCACCGCCGCGCTCGACCGCTGGTACGGCCAGATGCTGTCGATCCCGCAGGGCAAGCGCGACATGCTGATCCGGCTGGGATCGAAGATCGCCTCCTTCCTCCCCGGAGGAAAGGGCTGA
- a CDS encoding thiol-disulfide oxidoreductase DCC family protein, producing the protein MSQPPGNTPLIWLYDGVCVLCSGGVRYALQHERDQAMRFVAIQSREGRELALAHGIDPDAPESFLFIENSVALPKSDGVLALIRHLGGPARLLLAGQFLPRALRDWLYDRIARNRYRLFGQKSSCEMPDPAQRHRFSLPEAS; encoded by the coding sequence ATGAGCCAGCCTCCTGGGAACACCCCGCTGATCTGGCTCTATGACGGCGTCTGCGTGCTCTGCTCGGGCGGCGTGCGCTACGCTTTGCAGCATGAGCGCGACCAGGCGATGCGCTTCGTCGCGATCCAGTCGCGCGAAGGGCGCGAACTGGCGCTGGCCCATGGCATCGATCCCGACGCCCCCGAAAGCTTCCTGTTCATCGAGAACAGCGTCGCCTTGCCGAAATCTGACGGCGTGCTCGCTTTGATCAGGCATCTCGGCGGCCCGGCGCGGCTGCTGCTGGCGGGGCAATTCTTGCCGCGCGCCCTGCGCGACTGGCTTTATGACCGCATCGCACGCAACCGCTATCGCCTGTTCGGCCAGAAGAGCTCCTGCGAGATGCCCGATCCGGCCCAGCGCCACCGCTTCAGCCTGCCCGAGGCATCATGA
- a CDS encoding SDR family oxidoreductase: MTTKRVLLIGGTGVFGQRLARHLAGMDGLDLTITSRSQAKARALADSIATAATTTILGIGLDHRRDLDSALAILSPWLVIDASGPFQGASYDVPRAALTAGAHVVDLADARDYILGFGPALDGLAHERGLVALAGASSTPALSSAAVTALTEGWRRIDTLDITITPGGRSEVGEAVIAAILSYAGRPIPIWCEGELQETHGWVDGRRVAMPGLGSRRVAAVETVDAQWLGPRLDVRSRIAFQAGLESPIEQFGIGMLARLRKRGWLGELKPLIPALLAGRRLTRLPTSDRGGMLVEATGLDANGELRTARWSLLAEQGDGPHVPTLPAAAALRALLAGQIAPGARPAAGALTLAAIAAEMTPYAISTHRQTTSHGEAVFEAALGETAFAALAAPLQALHGKNGPPVWHGRSEIETGDGFIARLLRKIIGLPPAGRDIPLTFSIERIASPSGPAELWTRNFGGARFSSRLSTDAKGALFEAFGPLSFRLDPAARDGGLALPVASLRCLGLPLPAFLLPKSDALEYADTEGRFRFDVKLTLPFIGLLTHYKGWLLPADGADEPRLEAVRATSHSVG, encoded by the coding sequence ATGACGACCAAACGCGTGCTGCTGATCGGCGGAACCGGCGTCTTCGGGCAAAGGCTCGCCCGGCATCTTGCCGGCATGGACGGGCTCGACCTCACCATCACCTCGCGCAGCCAAGCCAAAGCGCGCGCGCTCGCCGACAGCATCGCGACCGCCGCGACGACGACCATCCTGGGCATCGGCCTCGACCACCGGCGCGATCTCGACTCGGCGTTGGCGATACTCTCGCCCTGGCTGGTCATCGACGCCTCCGGGCCGTTCCAGGGAGCAAGCTATGACGTTCCGCGTGCCGCGCTGACGGCCGGCGCCCATGTCGTCGATCTCGCCGATGCGCGCGACTACATCCTCGGTTTCGGCCCGGCGCTGGACGGCCTCGCCCACGAGCGCGGGCTCGTCGCGCTCGCCGGTGCGAGCTCGACGCCAGCCTTGTCCTCGGCTGCTGTGACAGCGTTGACCGAAGGCTGGCGGCGCATCGACACGCTCGACATCACGATCACGCCCGGCGGGCGCAGCGAGGTCGGCGAGGCGGTGATCGCCGCGATCCTGAGCTATGCCGGCAGGCCTATTCCGATCTGGTGCGAAGGCGAACTCCAGGAGACGCATGGCTGGGTCGATGGGCGGCGGGTGGCGATGCCGGGTCTCGGCTCGCGCCGGGTCGCGGCCGTCGAGACGGTCGATGCGCAATGGCTCGGCCCGCGGCTCGATGTGCGCTCGCGCATCGCCTTCCAGGCCGGCCTCGAATCGCCGATCGAGCAGTTCGGCATCGGCATGCTGGCGCGATTGCGCAAGCGCGGCTGGCTCGGCGAATTGAAGCCATTGATCCCGGCCCTGCTGGCGGGGCGCAGGCTGACGCGGCTGCCGACCTCCGATCGCGGCGGCATGCTGGTCGAGGCGACGGGGCTCGATGCGAACGGCGAATTGCGGACGGCGCGCTGGTCTCTGCTGGCCGAGCAAGGCGATGGGCCGCATGTCCCGACGCTGCCCGCTGCGGCCGCATTGCGCGCCTTGCTCGCAGGGCAGATCGCGCCCGGAGCGCGGCCGGCAGCCGGTGCACTGACGCTCGCCGCCATCGCGGCTGAAATGACGCCCTATGCGATCAGCACGCATCGCCAGACGACAAGTCATGGCGAAGCGGTCTTCGAGGCCGCCCTCGGCGAGACGGCCTTCGCGGCGCTGGCCGCGCCGCTCCAGGCTCTGCATGGCAAAAACGGCCCGCCGGTCTGGCATGGCCGTTCCGAGATCGAGACCGGCGACGGCTTCATCGCCCGGCTGCTGCGCAAGATCATCGGCCTGCCGCCTGCCGGCCGGGACATCCCGCTCACCTTCTCCATCGAGCGCATCGCCTCCCCCTCCGGCCCGGCCGAGCTCTGGACGCGAAACTTCGGCGGGGCTCGGTTCTCGTCGCGGCTCTCGACGGATGCCAAGGGCGCGCTTTTCGAGGCGTTCGGGCCATTATCCTTCAGGCTCGACCCGGCCGCGCGCGATGGCGGGCTCGCGCTTCCCGTCGCAAGCCTGCGTTGCCTGGGCCTGCCCCTGCCCGCGTTCCTGCTGCCGAAGTCAGACGCGCTGGAATATGCCGACACTGAGGGGCGCTTCCGCTTCGACGTGAAGCTGACGCTGCCCTTCATCGGGCTGCTGACGCACTATAAGGGCTGGCTGCTGCCCGCCGACGGCGCAGACGAGCCTCGTCTGGAGGCGGTGCGCGCCACATCACATTCGGTGGGCTGA
- a CDS encoding phosphotransferase family protein: MTTGPTSAALEFDPARLDAFLRSALPGRTGGAMALERISGGQSNPTFFLSYPDAGTRLVLRKKPPGPLLPSAHAVEREYRILTALAGSHVPVPPVLLLHEQDDVVGTPFYLMERLEGRVFHDTALPGVSSDDRRALYFAMADTLAALHRFDWQAAGLADFGKPGNYYARQLRRWGGQWRETKTRPIPAIERAIDWLSENLDESADTTIVHGDFRLGNLMFAPDRPQIVAVLDWELATLGHPLSDVAFSCLPWHSTPTMYAGIVGLDRAALGIPTQAEYLERYCAAAGRTSGPGRFHLAFSLFRFAVILDGIAARAKSGNAAAENAVAVGAMAESFALRADAVINDKS; this comes from the coding sequence ATGACGACCGGCCCAACCTCGGCAGCCCTGGAATTCGACCCCGCGCGGCTCGACGCCTTCCTGCGCTCCGCCCTGCCCGGCCGGACCGGCGGCGCGATGGCGCTGGAGCGGATCAGCGGCGGCCAGTCGAACCCGACCTTCTTCCTGTCCTATCCGGATGCCGGCACGCGGCTGGTGCTGCGAAAGAAGCCGCCGGGGCCATTGCTGCCCTCGGCGCATGCGGTCGAGCGCGAGTACCGCATCCTCACGGCGCTGGCAGGCTCGCATGTCCCCGTGCCGCCGGTGCTGCTGCTGCACGAGCAGGATGATGTCGTCGGCACGCCCTTCTATCTGATGGAGCGGCTGGAGGGCCGCGTCTTCCACGACACCGCCTTGCCCGGCGTTTCCAGCGATGATCGCCGCGCCCTGTATTTCGCCATGGCCGATACGCTGGCCGCGCTGCATCGCTTCGACTGGCAGGCGGCTGGCCTCGCCGATTTCGGCAAGCCCGGGAACTATTATGCCCGCCAGCTCAGGCGCTGGGGCGGACAATGGCGCGAGACCAAGACTCGGCCCATCCCGGCGATCGAGCGCGCCATCGACTGGCTGAGCGAGAATCTCGACGAGAGTGCGGACACGACGATCGTCCATGGCGATTTCCGGCTCGGCAATCTGATGTTCGCACCCGACCGGCCGCAGATCGTCGCCGTGCTGGACTGGGAGCTCGCGACGCTCGGGCACCCGCTCTCGGATGTCGCCTTCTCCTGCCTGCCCTGGCATTCGACGCCGACGATGTATGCCGGCATTGTCGGGCTCGACCGCGCGGCGCTCGGCATCCCGACGCAGGCAGAATATCTTGAGCGCTATTGCGCCGCCGCCGGGCGCACTAGTGGGCCCGGGCGCTTCCACCTCGCCTTCTCGCTGTTTCGTTTCGCCGTCATTCTCGACGGTATCGCGGCCCGCGCGAAATCGGGCAATGCGGCGGCGGAGAATGCGGTCGCGGTCGGCGCGATGGCGGAGAGTTTCGCGCTGCGGGCTGACGCCGTGATCAACGACAAAAGCTGA
- a CDS encoding acyl-CoA dehydrogenase family protein: MDFAYSDKVEALRAKLQDFMDAHVQPADAAWKDEVEAGRYPMALIDGLKAKAKAAGLWNLFLPALKADEPGTRLSNLEYAPLAEIMGRIYWSSEVFNCNAPDTGNMEILHMFATPEQRSRWLVPLMNGEIRSCVGITEPGVASSDPTNLQTTIIRDGDDYVITGRKWWTTGALHPNVKFCIVMGLSDTRPEADPHKRHSMVIVPMDAPGLTVMRNLPLLNHFSPEGHTETDFDHVRVPAANILGEEGAGFALAQARLGPGRIHHCMRSIGQCEVALELMIERALQRKAFSRQLADYANVQDWIAEGRMEIDQARLLCLRAAWMMDTHGNKAARVEVSAIKVAATRLQTRIADRAMQVFGAGGLSNDTPLAFIYSWGRALRFIDGPDEVHLRTIARAEIKKRQGANRSTFAEQGVKAPYQKPAAE; the protein is encoded by the coding sequence ATGGATTTCGCCTATTCCGACAAGGTCGAGGCCCTGCGGGCAAAGCTCCAGGATTTCATGGATGCCCATGTCCAGCCGGCCGATGCCGCCTGGAAAGATGAGGTCGAGGCCGGGCGCTATCCGATGGCGCTGATCGATGGCTTGAAGGCCAAGGCCAAGGCGGCCGGCCTGTGGAACCTGTTCCTGCCCGCCTTGAAGGCGGACGAGCCCGGCACAAGGCTAAGCAATCTCGAATATGCACCGCTCGCCGAGATCATGGGGCGGATCTACTGGTCCTCGGAGGTGTTCAACTGCAACGCACCCGACACCGGGAACATGGAAATCCTGCACATGTTCGCAACGCCCGAGCAGCGCTCGCGCTGGCTCGTGCCACTGATGAATGGCGAGATCCGCTCCTGCGTCGGCATTACCGAGCCCGGCGTCGCCTCGTCGGACCCGACCAACCTGCAGACCACGATCATCCGCGACGGCGACGACTACGTCATCACCGGCCGGAAATGGTGGACGACCGGGGCGCTGCATCCCAACGTCAAATTCTGCATCGTGATGGGGCTCTCGGATACGCGCCCCGAGGCCGATCCGCATAAGCGCCATTCCATGGTGATCGTGCCGATGGATGCACCCGGCCTCACCGTGATGCGCAACCTGCCGCTGCTGAACCATTTCTCTCCCGAGGGGCACACCGAGACCGATTTCGACCATGTCCGCGTGCCCGCCGCCAATATCCTGGGCGAGGAAGGCGCGGGCTTCGCGCTGGCGCAGGCGCGGCTCGGACCCGGCCGCATCCACCATTGCATGCGCTCGATCGGCCAATGCGAGGTCGCGCTCGAACTGATGATCGAGCGCGCGCTGCAGCGAAAAGCCTTCAGCCGCCAGCTCGCCGACTATGCCAATGTGCAGGACTGGATCGCCGAGGGGCGCATGGAGATCGACCAGGCCCGGCTGCTCTGCCTGCGCGCCGCCTGGATGATGGACACTCACGGCAACAAAGCCGCGCGTGTCGAGGTCTCCGCCATCAAGGTCGCCGCGACCCGGCTCCAGACCCGGATCGCCGACCGCGCCATGCAGGTCTTCGGCGCCGGCGGGCTCTCCAACGACACGCCGCTGGCCTTCATCTACTCCTGGGGCCGGGCGCTGCGCTTCATCGACGGCCCCGACGAGGTGCATCTGCGCACCATCGCCCGCGCCGAGATCAAGAAGCGCCAGGGCGCCAACCGCTCGACCTTCGCCGAGCAAGGGGTCAAGGCGCCCTATCAGAAGCCGGCCGCCGAATAG
- a CDS encoding DUF4166 domain-containing protein — MSAHAHRQTQEPAGHATTPALTDLRFRALLGTRSWSDLPADVQRRFSKRLSGNAAAAYVGRITELRMNRAGRILSQALRLIGAPLPICLDTDVASVVTVTEDATTGGQVWTRLYAKQAGFPQVIHSAKRFSGPTGLEEYIGFGIAMALTLHVEGGTLLFRSAGYNLQLGRFRLPLPAWLSPGALTVSHAETGPGAFAFTLHLAHPLFGELLDQTGHYRDQHS; from the coding sequence ATGTCGGCTCATGCACACAGGCAGACACAAGAGCCCGCCGGGCATGCCACGACGCCCGCCCTTACCGATCTGCGCTTCCGCGCCCTGCTAGGCACCCGGTCATGGAGCGACCTTCCCGCCGACGTCCAGCGCCGCTTCTCCAAGCGCTTGAGCGGCAACGCCGCCGCGGCCTATGTCGGGCGGATCACCGAGCTGCGCATGAACCGGGCCGGGCGCATCCTGTCGCAGGCGCTGCGCCTGATCGGCGCGCCCTTGCCGATCTGCTTGGATACGGACGTCGCCAGCGTCGTCACCGTGACCGAGGATGCCACGACCGGCGGCCAGGTCTGGACCCGGCTTTACGCCAAGCAGGCCGGCTTTCCGCAGGTCATCCATTCCGCCAAGCGCTTCTCGGGCCCGACCGGGCTGGAGGAGTATATCGGCTTCGGCATCGCGATGGCGCTGACGCTCCATGTCGAAGGCGGGACGCTGCTGTTTCGCAGCGCCGGCTACAACCTCCAGCTCGGCCGTTTCCGGCTGCCCTTGCCCGCCTGGCTCTCGCCCGGCGCGCTGACCGTCAGCCATGCCGAGACCGGCCCCGGCGCCTTCGCCTTCACGCTGCACCTCGCCCACCCGCTCTTCGGCGAATTGCTTGATCAGACCGGGCATTACCGGGACCAGCATTCATGA